Proteins encoded together in one Polypterus senegalus isolate Bchr_013 chromosome 16, ASM1683550v1, whole genome shotgun sequence window:
- the slc17a5 gene encoding LOW QUALITY PROTEIN: sialin (The sequence of the model RefSeq protein was modified relative to this genomic sequence to represent the inferred CDS: inserted 2 bases in 1 codon) produces the protein MYSGSDSDTDDNEHPLLRGKPLLKVSKAPACCSARYSLAFLSFCGFFMAYALRVNLSVAMVEMVKTIINNSSASHMCPGHASSSVIQHNTTAPVYDWDADTQGWILGSFFYGYLFTQIPGGYLARKFGGKWFLGIGILGTAVFTLLTPLAAHLGAGYLIAVRVLEGIGEGVTFPAMHTMWSSWAPPLERSKLLSISYAGAQLGTVVALPVSGLICFYLDWTFVFYIFGALGILWFLFWAILVSDTPENHRRISLLEKEYIASSLKNEIPHLTKTIPWGSILKSVPLWAIVMAHFSYNWSFYTLLTLLPTYMKNILGFNIQQNGFLSALPYLGCWLLMLLGGQLADYLRETWMVRTVIVRKSFSIIGMVGPAXFLVAAGYTGCNYTMAVAFLTISSSLGGFSMSGFNINHLDIAPAYAGILLGITNTFATIPGMVGPVIAKALTPSNTVEEWQIVFYISAAINVFGAVVFSIFGKGVVQTWAVADFHSHGN, from the exons CTCCAGCATGTTGTTCTGCTCGCTATTCCCTGGCTTTTCTCTCCTTCTGTGGGTTCTTCATGGCCTATGCTTTACGGGTCAATCTCAGTGTTGCCATGGTGGAGATGGTTAAGACCATTATTAACAACAGTTCAGCGTCACATATGTGCCCAGGACATGCAAGTTCCTCTGTCATTCAACACAATACAACT GCACCAGTGTATGACTGGGATGCAGATACTCAAGGATGGATCCTTGGTTCATTTTTCTATGGCTATTTATTCACTCAGATTCCTGGTGGATATTTGGCCAGGAAGTTTGGAGGCAAATGGTTTTTGGGTATTGGTATCCTGGGTACAGCAGTGTTCACGCTACTCACTCCGCTGGCTGCACATCTTGGAGCAGGATATCTCATAGCGGTCAGAGTTCTTGAAGGAATAGGAGAG GGTGTAACATTTCCTGCTATGCATACAATGTGGTCCTCATGGGCTCCTCCGTTAGAGCGCAGCAAGCTCCTCTCAATCTCCTATGCAG GTGCACAATTGGGTACTGTAGTTGCTCTTCCAGTATCTGGCTTGATTTGTTTTTATCTGGACTGGACATTTGTATTCTACATATTTG GTGCACTTGGAATTTTATGGTTTTTATTCTGGGCAATTTTAGTAAGTGATACACCTGAAAATCACAGAAGAATCTCTCTGTTGGAAAAAGAATATATTGCATCATCATTAAAAAATGAG ATCCCTCATTTAACCAAAACAATACCTTGGGGTTCAATTTTAAAATCGGTCCCGCTGTGGGCAATAGTGATGGCTCATTTTTCATACAACTGGTCATTTTACACGCTGCTCACATTATTGCCAACTTATATGAAGAACATTCTTGGATTCAACATTCAACAG AATGGATTCCTTTCAGCACTTCCATATTTAGGCTGCTGGCTGTTAATGCTCCTAGGGGGTCAACTGGCAGATTATTTGAGAGAAACCTGGATGGTTCGAACCGTAATTGTGCGCAAGTCTTTTTCCATTATTG gaatGGTGGGACCTGC GTTTTTAGTGGCTGCAGGGTACACTGGTTGCAATTACACCATGGCAGTGGCATTTCTGACAATCTCTTCATCTTTGGGAGGATTTTCCATGTCTGGTTTTAATATCAACCATCTAGACATTGCACCAGC ATATGCTGGGATTTTACTTGGAATTACAAATACATTTGCCACTATTCCTGGAATGGTTGGACCTGTAATAGCTAAAGCACTCACTCCTTCT aatACCGTAGAAGAGTGGcaaattgtgttttatatatctGCTGCAATCAATGTGTTTGGTGCTGTGGTGTTTTCCATTTTTGGTAAAGGAGTGGTACAGACGTGGGCtgttgcagattttcattctcatGGGAACTGA